The following coding sequences lie in one Capnocytophaga stomatis genomic window:
- a CDS encoding RagB/SusD family nutrient uptake outer membrane protein, translating to MRKIFITIGIITATFFTESCSNYLDVSDELAGELTQKEIFDDATLTRRFHRNIFVGIPDSSNMIFSTNYQLSGLDNPWAGASDELKMAQGTLRGLTQNGFNESNAPFHRWSTLYKLIRQANLFLKNAKVIPQTGLAEYIDEAELVRLKAQARFLRAYYHYLLFEMYGPIPILTEPADPEASDWDYPRNSVDEVVAFLDSELLEASEGLNDVETEENYRALPTKGVALAVRAKLWMYAASPLFNGGYSEALSLTNPDGKKLFPAADKGKWQKAVSALEDFINFANGKYELYKEYEGATYDPHKSLYNLFMKYNNEIIWASSKHNWGGVGGEGTDRRCTPRTERNGFACISVSQELVDDFFMIDGKSIEESPLYNETGFSTAGEDQSNQTEEGTYRMWINREPRFYQTVFFHGRKWHISKKDVKFTYGDGNDRSKGDYPWTGYLLYKRIARNTRNEGSHPRSQYRPSIIFRLAEFYLLYAEALNEVNPSDSKIAEYVNRVRERAGIPNWQESNPSVLGNQEAQRKAIRAEMRVELATEGQRYFDVRRWMIAENPVGEGGQGGDFYGMNMQTDDKAKFFERHSYEKRDFKRAYYLYPIPLNQIQITKNLIQNPGYE from the coding sequence ATGAGAAAGATTTTTATAACCATAGGAATTATTACAGCTACTTTCTTTACGGAATCGTGTAGCAATTATTTGGATGTTTCCGATGAATTGGCAGGGGAATTGACACAAAAAGAAATTTTTGACGACGCTACTCTTACTCGTAGATTTCATAGGAATATTTTTGTAGGAATACCTGATTCATCAAATATGATTTTCTCTACAAATTATCAATTATCCGGGCTTGACAATCCTTGGGCAGGTGCTTCTGATGAATTGAAAATGGCACAAGGTACTTTGCGTGGCTTAACCCAAAACGGATTTAACGAATCTAACGCACCTTTCCATCGTTGGTCAACATTATATAAACTCATACGACAAGCAAACTTGTTTTTGAAAAATGCAAAAGTAATTCCTCAAACAGGTTTGGCCGAATATATTGATGAAGCTGAATTAGTAAGACTAAAAGCACAAGCTCGTTTTTTACGTGCATATTATCATTATTTGTTGTTTGAAATGTATGGTCCTATCCCTATACTCACTGAACCTGCTGATCCTGAAGCAAGCGACTGGGACTATCCACGTAATTCAGTGGATGAAGTAGTTGCTTTCTTGGATAGTGAATTGTTAGAAGCAAGCGAAGGGCTTAACGATGTTGAAACGGAGGAGAACTACCGAGCATTACCAACCAAAGGAGTTGCCTTAGCCGTTAGAGCAAAATTATGGATGTATGCCGCAAGTCCATTGTTTAACGGAGGGTACAGCGAGGCTTTATCGCTGACGAATCCTGATGGGAAAAAGTTATTCCCTGCTGCCGATAAAGGGAAATGGCAAAAAGCAGTTAGTGCATTGGAAGATTTCATCAACTTTGCCAATGGAAAGTATGAGTTGTACAAGGAATATGAAGGTGCTACTTATGACCCACATAAATCGTTATATAATTTATTTATGAAGTACAATAATGAGATTATTTGGGCTAGTAGTAAACACAATTGGGGAGGAGTTGGTGGTGAAGGAACAGATAGACGATGCACACCTCGTACTGAACGTAACGGATTTGCTTGTATTTCTGTTTCGCAAGAGTTGGTAGATGACTTTTTTATGATTGATGGAAAATCAATAGAGGAATCCCCACTATATAATGAGACTGGTTTTTCCACCGCTGGTGAAGATCAATCAAATCAAACAGAAGAGGGAACATATCGAATGTGGATAAATAGAGAACCTCGTTTCTATCAAACCGTTTTCTTTCACGGAAGAAAGTGGCACATCAGTAAAAAAGATGTTAAGTTTACTTATGGCGATGGAAACGACCGCTCAAAAGGTGACTATCCTTGGACTGGTTACCTCTTATACAAACGAATTGCACGTAATACCAGAAATGAAGGCTCGCATCCACGTTCACAATATCGTCCGTCAATTATTTTCCGCTTAGCTGAATTTTATTTGCTCTATGCAGAAGCCCTTAATGAGGTTAATCCTTCTGACTCAAAAATAGCAGAGTATGTGAATAGAGTTCGCGAAAGAGCTGGTATTCCCAATTGGCAGGAAAGTAATCCTTCTGTTTTAGGTAATCAAGAAGCACAACGAAAAGCCATCAGAGCCGAAATGCGTGTAGAATTAGCAACCGAAGGGCAACGTTATTTTGATGTTCGTCGTTGGATGATTGCCGAAAATCCTGTGGGAGAAGGAGGACAAGGAGGTGATTTCTATGGAATGAATATGCAAACAGATGATAAAGCTAAATTTTTTGAAAGACACTCATACGAAAAAAGAGATTTTAAACGTGCATATTACCTGTACCCTATTCCTTTAAATCAAATACAAATCACAAAGAATTTGATACAAAACCCTGGTTATGAATAG
- a CDS encoding gamma carbonic anhydrase family protein: protein MIIKKVNGKEPSFGKDCFIAENATVTGDVSVGNQCTIWYNAVIRGDVNSIRIGNKVNVQDGAVIHATYQKYATNIADNVSIGHNAIVHGCTIHSNVLIGMGSIVMDGCIVESDSIVAAGAVVTEHTRIESGSIYAGIPAKKIKNLSGEQKTAIRRTADNYVKYASWIED, encoded by the coding sequence ATGATTATCAAAAAAGTCAATGGAAAAGAGCCTTCTTTTGGAAAAGATTGCTTTATTGCTGAAAATGCAACAGTTACAGGAGATGTTTCCGTAGGTAATCAATGTACCATTTGGTATAACGCTGTAATTCGGGGCGATGTAAATAGCATCAGAATCGGAAACAAGGTAAACGTACAGGACGGAGCTGTCATTCACGCAACTTACCAAAAATATGCCACAAACATAGCCGATAATGTTTCAATCGGGCATAATGCTATTGTCCACGGTTGTACAATTCACAGCAATGTATTAATTGGAATGGGAAGCATTGTGATGGATGGTTGCATAGTGGAAAGCGACAGCATCGTTGCAGCTGGTGCCGTAGTTACCGAACATACCCGAATTGAATCCGGAAGTATTTACGCCGGCATTCCCGCAAAGAAAATAAAAAACTTGTCAGGAGAACAGAAAACAGCCATCCGCAGAACGGCAGACAATTACGTGAAATACGCCTCGTGGATTGAGGATTAG
- a CDS encoding ClpXP adapter SpxH family protein yields MAQNTNPLLCDPKEGTCGVPQTENNAVKSQLPQTEKSITVTYYTDPICSSCWGIEPQIRKLKLEYGDIITFNYHTGGLLPDWSYNSGGISKPSDVAHHWDEVSLYYDMPIDGDIWLENPLNSSYPPSIAFKAAQIQDKNKAISFLRELREMVFLQKKNITQWEHIAKAADVTKLDVEQLKADIQNKAKELFENDLKLARDLGIRGFPTMIFTDSQGNREVVYGAKPYLNFERAILKLEPKATKKEYKKDWQTLFGYYPTLTAREFSELSSMPRKESEIYLNQLTEQGFLERYTTKNGSIWKKK; encoded by the coding sequence ATGGCACAGAATACTAATCCGCTACTTTGTGACCCCAAAGAGGGAACTTGTGGCGTACCTCAAACCGAAAATAACGCTGTAAAATCTCAGCTCCCACAAACGGAGAAATCAATAACAGTTACTTATTATACTGACCCAATATGCTCTTCGTGCTGGGGCATTGAACCTCAAATCCGTAAGCTTAAATTGGAATATGGCGATATCATTACCTTCAATTACCACACTGGCGGGCTTCTACCTGATTGGAGCTATAACAGCGGAGGCATCAGCAAACCATCGGATGTAGCTCATCATTGGGACGAGGTGAGTCTCTACTACGATATGCCAATTGATGGCGATATTTGGCTGGAAAATCCTTTAAATTCTTCTTATCCTCCATCAATAGCATTTAAAGCTGCTCAAATACAGGACAAAAACAAAGCAATTTCTTTTTTGAGGGAGCTGAGAGAAATGGTCTTTCTTCAGAAGAAAAATATCACTCAGTGGGAGCATATTGCAAAAGCTGCCGATGTAACAAAACTTGATGTAGAACAACTGAAAGCAGATATTCAAAACAAAGCAAAGGAACTATTTGAAAACGATTTGAAATTAGCAAGAGATTTGGGAATTCGTGGTTTTCCTACAATGATTTTCACAGATAGTCAAGGCAATAGAGAAGTAGTTTACGGAGCAAAACCATACCTTAATTTTGAAAGAGCCATACTGAAGCTGGAGCCCAAAGCTACAAAAAAAGAATACAAAAAAGATTGGCAAACACTCTTTGGTTATTATCCAACTCTCACTGCTCGAGAATTTTCGGAACTATCATCAATGCCACGAAAAGAGAGCGAAATATATCTTAATCAACTCACAGAACAGGGCTTTTTAGAGAGATACACCACCAAAAATGGTTCCATCTGGAAGAAAAAATAG
- the trmB gene encoding tRNA (guanosine(46)-N7)-methyltransferase TrmB, with protein MGSKNKLKRFKENETFANVLQPKRDELLSEQFPFKGKWHSDYFKNNNPIVLELGCGKGEYSVGLAKKYPNKNFIGIDIKGARFWRGAKTAIEENINNVAFLRTQIELIEHCFAQGEVSEIWITFPDPQIKYKRTKHRLTNAEFLSRYKNILATDGCIHLKTDSEFMHGYTLGLLHGLGHKVLYANHNIYNSDGVPSEVTEIQTFYEKFYLEQNKPITYIKFQI; from the coding sequence GTGGGAAGTAAAAATAAATTAAAACGATTCAAAGAAAACGAAACTTTTGCAAACGTATTGCAACCTAAACGTGACGAGTTACTATCAGAACAATTTCCTTTCAAAGGGAAATGGCATTCCGATTATTTTAAGAATAACAATCCCATTGTGTTGGAGTTAGGATGCGGAAAAGGCGAATATTCTGTGGGGTTGGCAAAGAAGTATCCGAACAAAAATTTCATAGGGATTGACATAAAAGGGGCACGATTTTGGCGTGGTGCAAAAACTGCTATTGAAGAAAATATCAACAATGTAGCCTTCTTGCGTACTCAAATTGAGCTTATTGAGCATTGTTTTGCACAAGGTGAAGTCAGTGAAATTTGGATTACATTCCCTGACCCGCAAATAAAATATAAGCGTACCAAACATCGGTTAACCAATGCAGAATTTTTGAGTCGATATAAAAATATTCTTGCTACGGACGGATGCATACACCTGAAAACGGATAGCGAATTTATGCACGGTTACACGCTCGGGCTGTTACACGGATTGGGACATAAAGTGCTGTATGCCAACCATAATATTTACAATAGTGACGGCGTTCCTTCGGAAGTGACTGAAATTCAAACTTTCTATGAAAAATTTTATTTGGAACAGAATAAACCAATAACCTACATCAAATTTCAGATTTAA
- a CDS encoding sugar-binding protein, giving the protein MRGKILLLGALSCFVSCIGYAQVGTPEKPLSRLEDYQLRGKVKTYKLTPYHVLDSFGIIKKTGKPEFWKGDILSTFDDRGYKVESNMYNKQGNLQNKIIYKYNDKNKRLSRDVYGERGYIKNKYVYIYDDKGHKIAYHCYNPRGELVESWIYNNDDRGREVEVIYQVPKRPSETRKFLYKYDKSGNVEELSQYSKDDVPEVTWKYVYDRKGLVTELHTYKENKLLRKRVTKYDAYGNPVQIKEYDSDGRFIEETDYEYQFDAYGNWIQRIDYVNSFPKIMYEREIVYY; this is encoded by the coding sequence ATGAGAGGGAAAATATTACTACTTGGGGCGTTGTCGTGTTTTGTATCGTGTATTGGATATGCACAAGTTGGCACTCCCGAGAAACCTTTGAGCAGGTTGGAGGATTACCAGTTGAGAGGGAAGGTAAAAACTTATAAGTTAACGCCTTATCACGTGCTTGATTCTTTTGGAATTATAAAGAAAACAGGTAAACCTGAGTTCTGGAAGGGGGATATACTTTCTACGTTTGATGACAGAGGTTACAAGGTTGAAAGTAATATGTACAACAAACAAGGAAATCTTCAAAATAAGATTATATACAAATACAACGATAAGAATAAACGACTTTCCCGTGATGTTTATGGCGAGCGTGGCTATATCAAAAACAAGTACGTTTACATATATGATGATAAAGGTCACAAAATAGCTTATCATTGTTATAATCCCAGAGGTGAGCTGGTTGAGTCTTGGATTTACAACAATGACGATAGGGGGCGTGAAGTCGAGGTGATTTATCAAGTTCCGAAACGTCCTTCAGAAACTCGTAAGTTTCTCTACAAGTACGATAAATCAGGAAATGTGGAAGAACTTTCCCAATATTCAAAAGATGATGTTCCTGAAGTTACTTGGAAGTATGTTTACGACAGAAAAGGTTTGGTGACGGAATTGCACACTTATAAGGAGAACAAACTTTTGAGAAAGAGAGTTACTAAGTATGATGCTTATGGGAATCCTGTGCAAATAAAAGAGTACGATAGTGACGGACGTTTTATAGAGGAAACAGACTACGAGTACCAATTTGATGCATACGGAAACTGGATACAACGCATTGATTACGTGAATAGTTTTCCGAAGATTATGTACGAAAGAGAAATAGTTTATTACTAA
- the uvrA gene encoding excinuclease ABC subunit UvrA: protein MKTKEILIKGAKLHNLKDITVGIPRNKLVVITGLSGSGKSSLAFDTLYAEGQRRYVESLSSYARQFLGRLDKPKVDNIVGIAPAIAIEQKVNTSNPRSTVGTSTEIYDYLKLLFARIGKTYSPLSGNEVKKHSVTDVVDAVLSYPERTKLLLLAPVHIAEGRKIPQVLQILLQQGYARIQYKGEIIRIDEADLNSINSDFLLVIDRIIVQHNEDFRHRLADAIDTAFFEGKGECIIEEVENQNKQTFSNKFELDGIEFSEPNVHLFSFNNPYGACPKCDGYGDTIGLDEELIIPNTALSVYDNCVYPWRGEAMSWYRDQLVLNAYKFDFPIHKPWFELTKEQKKLVWNGNKFFTGLTDFFKELEEKSYKIQNRVMLARYRGKTKCSECDGKRLRKEADYVKINGRSISDLVDISVEELQRFFKELQLSDYERNIARRLLVEIENRLQFLADVGLNYLTLNRKSNTLSGGESQRINLATSLGSSLVGSMYILDEPSIGLHPKDTEKLISVLKSLRDLGNTVIVVEHDEDIMKAADYIIDIGPEAGTHGGEVVAQGTYAEILKADSLTGKYLSGRMQIDLPKERRTSPHYITLLGCRENNLKNIDVTLPLDMLTVVTGVSGSGKSTLIKQILYPAMLKELDMNTEKAGQFSKLEGKYKHIQSVEFVDQNPIGKSSRSNPITYIKAYDDIRNLYAVQKLSKLRNFQPKHFSFNVDGGRCEVCKGEGEVTIEMQFMADVHLPCEACGGKRFKKEVLEVTFEGKSIDDLLNTTIDDAIVFFERHKQQKISAKLKPLQDVGLGYVTLGQSSSTLSGGEAQRIKLASFLAKSESKEKVLFIFDEPTTGLHFHDIRKLLASFQALIEKGHSIIVIEHNLEMIKSADYVIDLGLDGGDKGGTVIAQGTPEEIARNTQSYTGKYLKEVMQHQK from the coding sequence ATGAAAACCAAAGAAATACTTATAAAAGGAGCGAAGCTCCACAACTTAAAAGACATCACAGTCGGGATTCCGCGTAATAAATTGGTGGTTATTACGGGCTTATCGGGTTCGGGTAAGTCCAGCTTGGCATTTGATACACTCTATGCCGAGGGGCAACGCCGCTACGTGGAAAGCCTCTCCTCCTACGCACGTCAATTTTTAGGAAGGCTTGACAAACCCAAAGTGGACAACATCGTGGGCATTGCTCCTGCCATCGCTATTGAACAGAAAGTCAATACGTCTAATCCGCGTTCTACCGTCGGGACATCCACTGAAATCTATGATTATCTGAAACTTTTGTTCGCCCGCATCGGCAAAACCTACTCGCCCCTTTCCGGAAATGAAGTAAAAAAACATTCCGTTACCGATGTGGTTGATGCCGTTTTGAGCTATCCTGAACGCACCAAATTACTGCTTCTGGCTCCTGTTCATATCGCCGAAGGCAGAAAAATACCCCAAGTGCTTCAAATTTTATTACAGCAAGGATATGCCCGTATTCAGTATAAAGGCGAAATTATTCGCATTGATGAAGCCGATTTAAACAGTATCAATTCTGATTTTCTGTTGGTTATCGACCGAATTATCGTACAACATAACGAAGATTTTCGTCATCGGTTGGCTGATGCTATCGATACAGCTTTTTTTGAAGGAAAGGGTGAATGTATCATTGAAGAGGTTGAAAATCAAAACAAACAGACGTTCAGCAATAAATTTGAGTTGGACGGCATTGAATTTTCTGAACCGAACGTGCATCTGTTCAGCTTTAACAACCCATATGGGGCTTGCCCAAAATGCGACGGTTACGGCGATACCATCGGGCTGGACGAGGAGCTAATTATCCCAAATACAGCCCTTTCCGTGTACGACAACTGTGTTTATCCGTGGCGAGGTGAGGCGATGAGTTGGTATCGCGACCAGTTGGTTTTGAATGCTTATAAGTTTGATTTTCCCATCCATAAACCGTGGTTTGAACTCACCAAAGAGCAAAAAAAATTAGTTTGGAACGGCAACAAATTTTTTACCGGACTGACGGATTTTTTCAAAGAACTGGAAGAAAAAAGTTACAAAATACAGAATCGGGTAATGTTGGCACGTTACCGCGGAAAAACCAAATGTAGCGAATGTGATGGCAAACGCCTGCGAAAAGAAGCCGATTACGTGAAGATTAACGGAAGGAGCATTTCGGATTTGGTGGATATTTCCGTAGAGGAATTACAACGCTTCTTTAAGGAATTACAACTTTCTGACTATGAAAGAAATATTGCCCGCCGTTTGCTTGTTGAAATTGAGAATCGATTGCAATTTTTGGCTGACGTTGGGTTAAATTATCTGACCCTCAACCGAAAATCAAACACACTTTCGGGCGGGGAGAGCCAGCGTATCAACTTGGCAACTTCACTGGGCAGCAGTTTGGTAGGCTCGATGTATATTCTGGACGAACCCAGTATCGGTCTGCACCCGAAAGACACCGAAAAACTCATCAGCGTACTCAAATCGTTACGCGACTTGGGCAATACCGTGATTGTGGTGGAACACGATGAAGATATTATGAAAGCCGCCGATTACATCATCGACATTGGTCCCGAAGCCGGAACACACGGCGGGGAAGTGGTGGCACAAGGCACGTATGCCGAAATTCTGAAAGCGGATTCACTTACGGGTAAGTACCTCAGCGGGCGAATGCAAATTGACCTTCCGAAAGAACGACGCACTTCGCCGCATTACATCACGCTTTTGGGCTGTCGGGAAAACAACCTAAAAAACATTGACGTTACGCTTCCGTTGGATATGCTCACGGTGGTAACGGGCGTTTCCGGAAGCGGAAAGTCCACACTCATCAAGCAGATTTTATATCCGGCGATGCTTAAAGAGCTGGATATGAACACCGAAAAAGCAGGGCAATTCTCAAAGCTCGAAGGCAAGTACAAGCACATTCAGTCGGTAGAGTTCGTTGACCAAAATCCGATTGGAAAGTCCTCGCGCTCCAACCCGATTACCTATATAAAAGCCTACGATGACATTCGGAATTTGTATGCCGTACAGAAACTTTCAAAGTTACGCAACTTTCAGCCCAAACACTTTTCGTTTAATGTGGACGGCGGGCGTTGCGAGGTGTGCAAAGGCGAAGGCGAGGTTACTATTGAAATGCAGTTTATGGCGGACGTGCATTTGCCGTGCGAGGCGTGTGGCGGGAAACGTTTCAAAAAAGAAGTGCTGGAAGTAACTTTTGAAGGGAAATCCATCGATGATTTGTTAAACACCACCATTGACGATGCTATTGTATTTTTTGAAAGACATAAGCAACAGAAAATCAGTGCGAAATTAAAGCCTTTGCAAGATGTCGGGTTGGGTTATGTTACTCTTGGGCAATCCTCTTCGACGCTATCAGGTGGGGAGGCACAACGCATCAAGTTGGCTTCTTTTTTGGCGAAGTCCGAAAGCAAAGAGAAAGTATTATTCATCTTTGACGAACCTACTACGGGGCTACATTTTCACGATATTCGCAAGTTATTGGCTTCCTTTCAGGCACTTATAGAAAAAGGGCATTCTATCATTGTTATTGAGCATAATCTGGAAATGATAAAGTCCGCCGATTATGTAATTGACTTGGGGCTTGACGGAGGCGACAAAGGCGGAACAGTCATCGCTCAAGGCACTCCTGAAGAAATTGCCCGAAACACGCAAAGTTATACGGGTAAGTATCTGAAAGAAGTGATGCAACACCAAAAATAA